The Impatiens glandulifera chromosome 3, dImpGla2.1, whole genome shotgun sequence genome contains a region encoding:
- the LOC124931140 gene encoding cyclin-dependent kinase C-1-like, whose translation MALAAYGQLSLDELPLWGSRGVDCFEKLEQIGEGTYGLVYMAKEIKTGEIVALKKIRMDNEKEGFPITAIREIKILKKLQHENVIKLKEIVTSQGPEADEQGKPDGNKYNGNIYMVFEYMDHDLTGLADRPGLRFSIPQIKCYMKQLLTGLHYCHINQVLHRDIKGSNLLIDNEGNLKLADFGLARSFSGDHNANLTNRVITLWYRPPELLLGATKYGPAVDLWSVGCIFAELLYGKPILPGKNEPEQLNKIFELCGSPEEEIWPGVSKIPWYNKFKPSRPMKRRVKEVFRNFDRHALDLLEKMLALDPSQRISAKDALDAEYFWTDPLPCDPKSLPSYESSHEFQTKKKRQQQRQNEEMAKRQKVQHPQQHNRLPPIQQTGPPAHSSHWPAGPNNVQMGNNNTQPPITTGPGHHHYGKPRGGPPGGQNRYPSNSGGYHPDRGGQGGGGGYASGSYPQQGRAPPYAGGNMPPASGGGGGRGGAGHQNSYPQGSQYGVSGSSRGSNQMGGSNRNQQFWPQ comes from the exons ATGGCACTGGCTGCTTATGGTCAGCTTAGTCTCGATGAGCTACCATTATGGGGCTCGCGAGGTGTCGATTGTTTCGAGAAATTGGAGCAAATTGGTGAAGGAACATACGG GCTGGTGTACATGGCCAAAGAAATCAAAACAGGGGAAATTGTTGCTTTAAAGAAGATACGCATGGACAATGAAAAAGAAGgg TTTCCTATTACCGCCATACGAGAGATTAAGATTCTGAAAAAGCTGCAGCATGAAAATGTTATAAAGCTGAAAGAAATTGTTACTTCTCAAG GTCCTGAAGCAGATGAGCAAGGGAAACCAG ATGGAAACAAGTACAATGGCAATATCTATATGGTGTTCGAGTACATGGACCATGATTTGACAGGTCTTGCTGATCGTCCAGGATTGCGATTTTCAATTCCTCAGATTAAG TGTTATATGAAACAACTGTTGACTGGACTTCATTACTGTCATATCAACCAAGTGCTTCATCGCGACATCAAAG GCTCCAACCTTCTTATAGACAACGAAGGAAATCTAAAACTAGCAGATTTTGGCTTAGCACGATCGTTTTCTGGTGATCATAATGCAAATCTTACAAATCGTGTTATCACTTTATGGTACAG ACCTCCAGAATTGCTGCTTGGAGCCACAAAGTATGGGCCTGCTGTGGACTTGTGGTCTGTAGGTTGTATCTTTGCTGAACTTTTGTATGGAAAACCCATCTTACCTGGGAAGAATGAG CCTGAGCAattgaacaaaatatttgaGCTTTGTGGATCTCCTGAAGAGGAGATTTGGCCTGGGGTCTCCAAAATCCCTTGGTATAACAAGTTCAAGCCATCAAGGCCCATGAAGAGAAGGGTTAAAGAGGTTTTCAGGAA TTTTGACCGCCATGCTTTGGATTTACTAGAGAAGATGTTAGCTCTTGATCCATCCCAG AGAATATCTGCTAAGGATGCACTTGATGCTGAATACTTCTGGACTGATCCGTTACCCTGTGATCCAAAGAG CTTGCCTTCGTATGAATCATCCCATGAGTTCCAAACAAAGAAGAAAAGGCAACAGCAAAGACAAAATGAAGAGATGGCCAAGAGGCAGAAAGTGCAACACCCTCAGCAACATAATCGTTTACCACCTATCCAACAAACAGGCCCTCCTGCTCATTCTTCACATTGGCCTGCGGGACCTAATAATGTTCAAATGGGCAACAACAACACTCAACCTCCTATCACGACTGGACCAGGTCATCACCATTACGGTAAGCCTCGTGGTGGCCCCCCTGGTGGTCAAAATCGGTATCCCTCAAATAGTGGTGGCTATCATCCTGATCGAGGTGGTcaaggtggtggtggtggttatGCAAGTGGATCTTATCCTCAGCAAGGACGAGCACCACCTTATGCTGGCGGCAACATGCCTCCTGCTTCCGGTGGTGGTGGTGGCAGAGGAGGGGCTGGACACCAAAACTCGTACCCACAAGGAAGTCAATATGGAGTTTCTGGGTCAAGTAGAGGTTCAAATCAAATGGGGGGTAGCAATCGTAATCAGCAGTTTTGGCCGCAGTAA